One Cervus canadensis isolate Bull #8, Minnesota chromosome 31, ASM1932006v1, whole genome shotgun sequence genomic region harbors:
- the TRAPPC11 gene encoding trafficking protein particle complex subunit 11 isoform X2, translating to MSPTQWDFPVELCCRPMAFVTLTGLDVVYNAVHRAVWDAFCANRRADRVPISFKVLPGDHEYPKCRPKRTSYEWYIPKGILKTGWMNKHLNLVPALVVVFYELDWDEPQWKEKQSECATRVEIVRQSLQGRNTKVAVVLIQKKTPLPPGEDVIASERAAALCNACELSGKSLFVLPHTDHLVGYIIRLENAFYEHAQTYYYTEIRRVKSHKEFLNKTTHQLLFVRHQFKIAFFSELKQDTQNALKNYRTAYNLVHELRAHETNILEIKTMAGFTNYKICRLCFQHNTPLDAIAQFRKHIDLCKKKIGSAELAFEHAAWMSKQFQAFGDLFDEAIKLGLTAIQTQNPGFYYQQAAYYAQERKQLAKALCNHEASVTYPNPDPLETQAGVLDFYGQRSWRQGILSFDLSDPEKEKVGILAIQLKERSVVHSEVIITLLSNAVAQFKKYKCPRMKSHLMVQMGEEYYYAKDYTKALKLLDYVMCDYRSEGWWTLLTSILTTALKCSYLMAQLKDYITYSLELLGRASTLKDDQKSRIEKNLINVLMNESPDPEPDCDILAVKTAQKLWADRISLAGSNVFTIGVQDFVPFVQCKAKFHAPSFHVDVPVQFDVYLKADCPHPIRFSKLCISFNNQEYNQFCVIEESSKANDVLENLTQGKMCLVPGKTRKFLFKFVAKTEDVGKKIEITSMDLVLGSEAGRCVVLNWQGGGGDAASAQEALQASRSFKRRPRLPDSEVHWDSIVIQASTMIISRVPNISVHLRHDPPALTNEMYCLVVTVQSHEKTLIRDVKLTAGLKPGQDANLTQKTHVTLHGTELCDESYPALLTDIPVGDLQPGEQLEKMLYFRCGTVGSRMFLVYVSYLINTTIEGKEIVCKCHKDETVTIETVFPFDVAVKFVSTKFEHLERVYADIPFLLMTDLLSASPWALTIVSSELQLAPSMTAVDQLESQVDRVVLQTGESASECFCLRCPSVGNVEGGVATGHYIISWKRTSAMDSVPAISTVITLPHVIVENIPLHVNADLPSFGRVRESLPVRYHLQNKTDLVQDVEISVEPSDAFMFSGLKQIRLRILPGTEQEMLYNFYPLMAGYQQLPSLNINLLRFPNFTNQLLRRFIPTSIFVKGRLMDDASIAAA from the exons ATGAGCCCTAcacagtgggacttccctgtagAATTATGCTGTCGGCCTATGGCTTTCGTCACTCTCACAGGCCTGGATGTGGTCTATAATGCCGTCCACCGAGCTGTCTGGGATGCCTTCTGTGCCAACCGGAGGGCTGATCGGGTACCGATTTCTTTCAAGGTGCTCCCAGGTGACCACGAGTATCCTAAATGTAGACCCAAG AGAACTTCGTATGAATGGTACATCCCCAAAGGGATCTTAAAGACGGGCTGGATGAACAAACATCTGAATCTGGTGCCAGCCCTAGTGGTCGTGTTTTATGAGCTGGACTGGGATGAGCCCCAGTGGAAGGAAAAGCAGTCCGAATGTGCCACCAGAGTGGAAATAGTCAG GCAGAGTTTACAAGGGAGAAACACCAAAGTTGCAGTGGTTCTGATTCAGAAGAAAACCCCCTTGCCCCCAG GAGAAGATGTCATTGCTTCAGAAAGGGCTGCAGCCTTATGCAATGCATgtgagctatcaggaaagtctTTATTTGTACTGCCCCATACAGACCACCTTGTGGGTTATATTATAAG attagAAAATGCCTTTTATGAACATGCACAGACTTATTACTACACTGAGATTAGAAGAGTGAAATCTCATAAAGAATTTTTGAATAAAACAACACACCAG cttttatttgtTAGACATCAGTTCAAAATAGCTTTCTTCAGTGAGTTGAAACAAGATACACAAAATGCTCTGAA GAATTACAGGACTGCCTATAACCTTGTACATGAACTGAGAGCCCATGAAACTAACATTCTGGAAATTAAAACCATGGCAGGATTTACAAACTACAAG ATCTGTAGGTTGTGTTTTCAACACAACACGCCGCTGGATGCAATCGCTCAGTTCCGAAAGCATATTGACTTGtgtaagaaaaaaattggaagtgcagagttggCTTTTGAGCATGCAGCATGGATGTCTAAaca ATTCCAGGCCTTCGGAGATTTATTTGATGAAGCTATTAAGTTGGGGTTGACAGCTATTCAGACTCAGAATCCTGGTTTCTATTATCAGCAGGCAGCGTACTATGCCCAGGAGCGGAAACAGCTTGCCAAAGCCCTCTGTAACCATGAA GCTTCTGTAACGTATCCCAACCCTGATCCCTTAGAAACACAAGCAGGCGTCCTTGACTTCTATGGACAACGATCATGGCGACAAGGAATACTCa GTTTTGATCTTTCGGATCCCGAGAAAGAGAAGGTGGGGATTCTAGCCATTCAGCTGAAGGAGAGAAGTGTTGTTCACTCt gaAGTAATAATAACTCTTCTGAGCAATGCCGTTGCACAGTTTAAGAAATACAAGTGTCCAAGAATGAAGAGTCACCTGA tgGTTCAAATGGGAGAGGAATATTACTATGCAAAGGATTATACCAAAGCTTTGAA GTTGCTAGATTACGTGATGTGTGACTATCGGAGTGAAGGCTGGTGGACCCTGCTCACGTCTATACTGACCACGGCTCTCAAGTGTTCCTACCTCATGGCCCAGCTGAAAGATTACATCACTTACTCCCTGGAACTCCTTGGCAGAG cTTCAACGCTAAAAGATGACCAGAAATCTCGGATAGAAAAAAACCTCATAAATGTTTTAATG AATGAAAGTCCTGATCCTGAACCTGACTGTGATATCTTAGCTGTGAAAACTGCTCAGAAGCTGTGGGCGGACCGAATCTCTCTGGCTGGCAGCAATGTTTTCACAATAGGCGTACAGGACTTTGTGCCATTTG tgCAATGCAAAGCTAAGTTCCACGCCCCAAGTTTTCATGTCGATGTTCCTGTGCAGTTTGATGTTTATCTGAAGGCTGATTGTCCACATCCCATTCGGTTTTCTAAACTCTGTATTAGCTTTAATAATCAG GAATACAACCAGTTCTGTGTAATCGAAGAATCATCCAAAGCAAATGACGTTTTAGAAAATTTGACTCAAGGCAAGATGTGTTTAGTTCCTGGTAAAACAAGGAAGTTTTTATTTAAGTTTGTTGCAAAAACTGAAGATGTAGGAAAGAAAATTGAG ATCACATCCATGGATCTGGTTCTGGGCAGCGAGGCGGGCAGGTGTGTGGTCCTGAACTGGCAGGGAGGAGGCGGGGACGCCGCATCTGCCCAGGAGGCCCTGCAGGCCTCGCGCTCGTTCAAACGAAGACCCAGGCTCCCCGACAGCGAGGTCCACTGGGACAGCATCGTGATCCAGGCGAGCACCAT gatCATTTCCAGAGTTCCAAACATTTCGGTCCATCTGCGACACGATCCCCCTGCCCTGACTAACGAAATGTACTGTTTGGTTGTGACTGTTCAATCCCATGAGAAGACCCTGATCAGAGACGTGAAGCTCACTGCTGGTTTAAAACCTG GACAGGATGCCAATTTAACTCAGAAAACGCATGTGACTCTTCATGGGACAGAACTGTGTGACGAGTCCTACCCGGCTCTGCTCACTGACATTCCCGTCGGGGACTTACAGCCCGGGGAACAG CTGGAGAAAATGTTATACTTTCGCTGTGGAACAGTGGGCTCAAGAATGTTTCTTGTGTATGTTTCTTACCTGATCAATACAACtattgaaggaaaagaaattgtTTGCAAGTGTCACAAG GATGAAACTGTAACAATAGAAACAGTCTTCCCATTTGATGTTGCAGTTAAATTTGTTTCTACAAAG TTCGAGCACTTGGAAAGGGTTTATGCGGACATCCCCTTCCTGCTCATGACCGACCTGCTGAGTGCCTCGCCCTGGGCCCTCACCATCGTCTCCAGTGAGCTGCAGCTTGCTCCCTCCATGACCGCTGTGGACCAGCTGGAGTCCCAGGTGGACAGAG TTGTCTTGCAGACTGGAGAGAGTGCCAGTGAGTGCTTCTGTCTCCGATGCCCGTCGGTTGGAAATGTTGAAGGCGGAGTAGCAACCGGGCATTATATTATCTCCTGGAAGAG GACTTCAGCCATGGACAGCGTCCCAGCCATCAGCACCGTCATCACCCTGCCCCACGTGATCGTGGAAAACATCCCTCTCCACGTGAACGCAG ATCTGCCGTCGTTTGGGCGTGTCAGAGAGTCGCTACCTGTCAGGTATCACCTGCAGAATAAGACGGACTTAGTTCAAGACGTGGAGATTTCCGTGGAGCCCAGCGATGCCTTCATGTTCTCAGGGCTTAAACAG ATTCGACTACGTATCCTCCCCGGCACGGAACAGGAGATGTTATATAACTTCTACCCTCTGATGGCTGGGTACCAGCAGCTGCCGTCTCTCAACATCAACTTGCTCAGGTTTCCCAACTTCACAAATCAACTGCTCAGGCGCTTCATCCCAACCAGTATTTTTGTAAAG GGCCGGCTCATGGACGATGCCTCCATCGCTGCCGCGTGA
- the RWDD4 gene encoding RWD domain-containing protein 4 isoform X1, with product MGANEDQEMELEALRSIYEGDESFRELSPVSFQYRIGENGDPKAFLIEISWTETYPQTPPIISMNAFFNNTISSDVKQSILAKLQEAVEVHLGTAMTYTLFEYAKDNKEQFMENHHPIHSATSISNIISVETPSTAPSSKKKDKKEQLSKAQKRKLADKTDHKGELPRGWNWVDVVKHLSKTGSKDDE from the exons ATGGGTGCCAACGAGGACCAGGAG aTGGAACTGGAGGCATTACGCTCTATTTATGAAGGAGATGAAAGTTTCCGGGAATTAAGTCCAGTTTCATTTCAATACAGG ATAGGTGAAAACGGAGATCCCAAAGCCTTCCTCATAGAGATTTCCTGGACAGAAACCTATCCGCAGACCCCTCCCATCATATCCATGAATGCCTTTTTTAATAACACCAT ATCGTCAGACGTAAAACAGAGCATACTAGCCAAGTTACAGGAGGCGGTGGAAGTCCACCTCGGGACAGCCATGACCTACACGCTGTTTGAATACGCCAAGGACAATAAGGAGCAGTTCATGGAGAACCATCATCCCATTCATTCTGCT acaTCCATAAGCAATATCATCTCAGTTGAAACCCCTAGCACAGCCCCATCaagtaagaaaaaagataaaaaggaacaaCTTTCAAAAGCCCAGAAACGTAAGCTGGCAGATAAAACag ATCACAAAGGAGAACTTCCTCGAGGATGGAACTGGGTTGATGTGGTGAAA CAT TTGAGCAAAACTGGCTCTAAAGACGATGAATAG
- the TRAPPC11 gene encoding trafficking protein particle complex subunit 11 isoform X3, with protein sequence MNKHLNLVPALVVVFYELDWDEPQWKEKQSECATRVEIVRQSLQGRNTKVAVVLIQKKTPLPPGEDVIASERAAALCNACELSGKSLFVLPHTDHLVGYIIRLENAFYEHAQTYYYTEIRRVKSHKEFLNKTTHQLLFVRHQFKIAFFSELKQDTQNALKNYRTAYNLVHELRAHETNILEIKTMAGFTNYKICRLCFQHNTPLDAIAQFRKHIDLCKKKIGSAELAFEHAAWMSKQFQAFGDLFDEAIKLGLTAIQTQNPGFYYQQAAYYAQERKQLAKALCNHEASVTYPNPDPLETQAGVLDFYGQRSWRQGILSFDLSDPEKEKVGILAIQLKERSVVHSEVIITLLSNAVAQFKKYKCPRMKSHLMVQMGEEYYYAKDYTKALKLLDYVMCDYRSEGWWTLLTSILTTALKCSYLMAQLKDYITYSLELLGRASTLKDDQKSRIEKNLINVLMNESPDPEPDCDILAVKTAQKLWADRISLAGSNVFTIGVQDFVPFVQCKAKFHAPSFHVDVPVQFDVYLKADCPHPIRFSKLCISFNNQEYNQFCVIEESSKANDVLENLTQGKMCLVPGKTRKFLFKFVAKTEDVGKKIEITSMDLVLGSEAGRCVVLNWQGGGGDAASAQEALQASRSFKRRPRLPDSEVHWDSIVIQASTMIISRVPNISVHLRHDPPALTNEMYCLVVTVQSHEKTLIRDVKLTAGLKPGQDANLTQKTHVTLHGTELCDESYPALLTDIPVGDLQPGEQLEKMLYFRCGTVGSRMFLVYVSYLINTTIEGKEIVCKCHKDETVTIETVFPFDVAVKFVSTKFEHLERVYADIPFLLMTDLLSASPWALTIVSSELQLAPSMTAVDQLESQVDRVVLQTGESASECFCLRCPSVGNVEGGVATGHYIISWKRTSAMDSVPAISTVITLPHVIVENIPLHVNADLPSFGRVRESLPVRYHLQNKTDLVQDVEISVEPSDAFMFSGLKQIRLRILPGTEQEMLYNFYPLMAGYQQLPSLNINLLRFPNFTNQLLRRFIPTSIFVKPQGRLMDDASIAAA encoded by the exons ATGAACAAACATCTGAATCTGGTGCCAGCCCTAGTGGTCGTGTTTTATGAGCTGGACTGGGATGAGCCCCAGTGGAAGGAAAAGCAGTCCGAATGTGCCACCAGAGTGGAAATAGTCAG GCAGAGTTTACAAGGGAGAAACACCAAAGTTGCAGTGGTTCTGATTCAGAAGAAAACCCCCTTGCCCCCAG GAGAAGATGTCATTGCTTCAGAAAGGGCTGCAGCCTTATGCAATGCATgtgagctatcaggaaagtctTTATTTGTACTGCCCCATACAGACCACCTTGTGGGTTATATTATAAG attagAAAATGCCTTTTATGAACATGCACAGACTTATTACTACACTGAGATTAGAAGAGTGAAATCTCATAAAGAATTTTTGAATAAAACAACACACCAG cttttatttgtTAGACATCAGTTCAAAATAGCTTTCTTCAGTGAGTTGAAACAAGATACACAAAATGCTCTGAA GAATTACAGGACTGCCTATAACCTTGTACATGAACTGAGAGCCCATGAAACTAACATTCTGGAAATTAAAACCATGGCAGGATTTACAAACTACAAG ATCTGTAGGTTGTGTTTTCAACACAACACGCCGCTGGATGCAATCGCTCAGTTCCGAAAGCATATTGACTTGtgtaagaaaaaaattggaagtgcagagttggCTTTTGAGCATGCAGCATGGATGTCTAAaca ATTCCAGGCCTTCGGAGATTTATTTGATGAAGCTATTAAGTTGGGGTTGACAGCTATTCAGACTCAGAATCCTGGTTTCTATTATCAGCAGGCAGCGTACTATGCCCAGGAGCGGAAACAGCTTGCCAAAGCCCTCTGTAACCATGAA GCTTCTGTAACGTATCCCAACCCTGATCCCTTAGAAACACAAGCAGGCGTCCTTGACTTCTATGGACAACGATCATGGCGACAAGGAATACTCa GTTTTGATCTTTCGGATCCCGAGAAAGAGAAGGTGGGGATTCTAGCCATTCAGCTGAAGGAGAGAAGTGTTGTTCACTCt gaAGTAATAATAACTCTTCTGAGCAATGCCGTTGCACAGTTTAAGAAATACAAGTGTCCAAGAATGAAGAGTCACCTGA tgGTTCAAATGGGAGAGGAATATTACTATGCAAAGGATTATACCAAAGCTTTGAA GTTGCTAGATTACGTGATGTGTGACTATCGGAGTGAAGGCTGGTGGACCCTGCTCACGTCTATACTGACCACGGCTCTCAAGTGTTCCTACCTCATGGCCCAGCTGAAAGATTACATCACTTACTCCCTGGAACTCCTTGGCAGAG cTTCAACGCTAAAAGATGACCAGAAATCTCGGATAGAAAAAAACCTCATAAATGTTTTAATG AATGAAAGTCCTGATCCTGAACCTGACTGTGATATCTTAGCTGTGAAAACTGCTCAGAAGCTGTGGGCGGACCGAATCTCTCTGGCTGGCAGCAATGTTTTCACAATAGGCGTACAGGACTTTGTGCCATTTG tgCAATGCAAAGCTAAGTTCCACGCCCCAAGTTTTCATGTCGATGTTCCTGTGCAGTTTGATGTTTATCTGAAGGCTGATTGTCCACATCCCATTCGGTTTTCTAAACTCTGTATTAGCTTTAATAATCAG GAATACAACCAGTTCTGTGTAATCGAAGAATCATCCAAAGCAAATGACGTTTTAGAAAATTTGACTCAAGGCAAGATGTGTTTAGTTCCTGGTAAAACAAGGAAGTTTTTATTTAAGTTTGTTGCAAAAACTGAAGATGTAGGAAAGAAAATTGAG ATCACATCCATGGATCTGGTTCTGGGCAGCGAGGCGGGCAGGTGTGTGGTCCTGAACTGGCAGGGAGGAGGCGGGGACGCCGCATCTGCCCAGGAGGCCCTGCAGGCCTCGCGCTCGTTCAAACGAAGACCCAGGCTCCCCGACAGCGAGGTCCACTGGGACAGCATCGTGATCCAGGCGAGCACCAT gatCATTTCCAGAGTTCCAAACATTTCGGTCCATCTGCGACACGATCCCCCTGCCCTGACTAACGAAATGTACTGTTTGGTTGTGACTGTTCAATCCCATGAGAAGACCCTGATCAGAGACGTGAAGCTCACTGCTGGTTTAAAACCTG GACAGGATGCCAATTTAACTCAGAAAACGCATGTGACTCTTCATGGGACAGAACTGTGTGACGAGTCCTACCCGGCTCTGCTCACTGACATTCCCGTCGGGGACTTACAGCCCGGGGAACAG CTGGAGAAAATGTTATACTTTCGCTGTGGAACAGTGGGCTCAAGAATGTTTCTTGTGTATGTTTCTTACCTGATCAATACAACtattgaaggaaaagaaattgtTTGCAAGTGTCACAAG GATGAAACTGTAACAATAGAAACAGTCTTCCCATTTGATGTTGCAGTTAAATTTGTTTCTACAAAG TTCGAGCACTTGGAAAGGGTTTATGCGGACATCCCCTTCCTGCTCATGACCGACCTGCTGAGTGCCTCGCCCTGGGCCCTCACCATCGTCTCCAGTGAGCTGCAGCTTGCTCCCTCCATGACCGCTGTGGACCAGCTGGAGTCCCAGGTGGACAGAG TTGTCTTGCAGACTGGAGAGAGTGCCAGTGAGTGCTTCTGTCTCCGATGCCCGTCGGTTGGAAATGTTGAAGGCGGAGTAGCAACCGGGCATTATATTATCTCCTGGAAGAG GACTTCAGCCATGGACAGCGTCCCAGCCATCAGCACCGTCATCACCCTGCCCCACGTGATCGTGGAAAACATCCCTCTCCACGTGAACGCAG ATCTGCCGTCGTTTGGGCGTGTCAGAGAGTCGCTACCTGTCAGGTATCACCTGCAGAATAAGACGGACTTAGTTCAAGACGTGGAGATTTCCGTGGAGCCCAGCGATGCCTTCATGTTCTCAGGGCTTAAACAG ATTCGACTACGTATCCTCCCCGGCACGGAACAGGAGATGTTATATAACTTCTACCCTCTGATGGCTGGGTACCAGCAGCTGCCGTCTCTCAACATCAACTTGCTCAGGTTTCCCAACTTCACAAATCAACTGCTCAGGCGCTTCATCCCAACCAGTATTTTTGTAAAG CCACAGGGCCGGCTCATGGACGATGCCTCCATCGCTGCCGCGTGA
- the TRAPPC11 gene encoding trafficking protein particle complex subunit 11 isoform X1, whose product MSPTQWDFPVELCCRPMAFVTLTGLDVVYNAVHRAVWDAFCANRRADRVPISFKVLPGDHEYPKCRPKRTSYEWYIPKGILKTGWMNKHLNLVPALVVVFYELDWDEPQWKEKQSECATRVEIVRQSLQGRNTKVAVVLIQKKTPLPPGEDVIASERAAALCNACELSGKSLFVLPHTDHLVGYIIRLENAFYEHAQTYYYTEIRRVKSHKEFLNKTTHQLLFVRHQFKIAFFSELKQDTQNALKNYRTAYNLVHELRAHETNILEIKTMAGFTNYKICRLCFQHNTPLDAIAQFRKHIDLCKKKIGSAELAFEHAAWMSKQFQAFGDLFDEAIKLGLTAIQTQNPGFYYQQAAYYAQERKQLAKALCNHEASVTYPNPDPLETQAGVLDFYGQRSWRQGILSFDLSDPEKEKVGILAIQLKERSVVHSEVIITLLSNAVAQFKKYKCPRMKSHLMVQMGEEYYYAKDYTKALKLLDYVMCDYRSEGWWTLLTSILTTALKCSYLMAQLKDYITYSLELLGRASTLKDDQKSRIEKNLINVLMNESPDPEPDCDILAVKTAQKLWADRISLAGSNVFTIGVQDFVPFVQCKAKFHAPSFHVDVPVQFDVYLKADCPHPIRFSKLCISFNNQEYNQFCVIEESSKANDVLENLTQGKMCLVPGKTRKFLFKFVAKTEDVGKKIEITSMDLVLGSEAGRCVVLNWQGGGGDAASAQEALQASRSFKRRPRLPDSEVHWDSIVIQASTMIISRVPNISVHLRHDPPALTNEMYCLVVTVQSHEKTLIRDVKLTAGLKPGQDANLTQKTHVTLHGTELCDESYPALLTDIPVGDLQPGEQLEKMLYFRCGTVGSRMFLVYVSYLINTTIEGKEIVCKCHKDETVTIETVFPFDVAVKFVSTKFEHLERVYADIPFLLMTDLLSASPWALTIVSSELQLAPSMTAVDQLESQVDRVVLQTGESASECFCLRCPSVGNVEGGVATGHYIISWKRTSAMDSVPAISTVITLPHVIVENIPLHVNADLPSFGRVRESLPVRYHLQNKTDLVQDVEISVEPSDAFMFSGLKQIRLRILPGTEQEMLYNFYPLMAGYQQLPSLNINLLRFPNFTNQLLRRFIPTSIFVKPQGRLMDDASIAAA is encoded by the exons ATGAGCCCTAcacagtgggacttccctgtagAATTATGCTGTCGGCCTATGGCTTTCGTCACTCTCACAGGCCTGGATGTGGTCTATAATGCCGTCCACCGAGCTGTCTGGGATGCCTTCTGTGCCAACCGGAGGGCTGATCGGGTACCGATTTCTTTCAAGGTGCTCCCAGGTGACCACGAGTATCCTAAATGTAGACCCAAG AGAACTTCGTATGAATGGTACATCCCCAAAGGGATCTTAAAGACGGGCTGGATGAACAAACATCTGAATCTGGTGCCAGCCCTAGTGGTCGTGTTTTATGAGCTGGACTGGGATGAGCCCCAGTGGAAGGAAAAGCAGTCCGAATGTGCCACCAGAGTGGAAATAGTCAG GCAGAGTTTACAAGGGAGAAACACCAAAGTTGCAGTGGTTCTGATTCAGAAGAAAACCCCCTTGCCCCCAG GAGAAGATGTCATTGCTTCAGAAAGGGCTGCAGCCTTATGCAATGCATgtgagctatcaggaaagtctTTATTTGTACTGCCCCATACAGACCACCTTGTGGGTTATATTATAAG attagAAAATGCCTTTTATGAACATGCACAGACTTATTACTACACTGAGATTAGAAGAGTGAAATCTCATAAAGAATTTTTGAATAAAACAACACACCAG cttttatttgtTAGACATCAGTTCAAAATAGCTTTCTTCAGTGAGTTGAAACAAGATACACAAAATGCTCTGAA GAATTACAGGACTGCCTATAACCTTGTACATGAACTGAGAGCCCATGAAACTAACATTCTGGAAATTAAAACCATGGCAGGATTTACAAACTACAAG ATCTGTAGGTTGTGTTTTCAACACAACACGCCGCTGGATGCAATCGCTCAGTTCCGAAAGCATATTGACTTGtgtaagaaaaaaattggaagtgcagagttggCTTTTGAGCATGCAGCATGGATGTCTAAaca ATTCCAGGCCTTCGGAGATTTATTTGATGAAGCTATTAAGTTGGGGTTGACAGCTATTCAGACTCAGAATCCTGGTTTCTATTATCAGCAGGCAGCGTACTATGCCCAGGAGCGGAAACAGCTTGCCAAAGCCCTCTGTAACCATGAA GCTTCTGTAACGTATCCCAACCCTGATCCCTTAGAAACACAAGCAGGCGTCCTTGACTTCTATGGACAACGATCATGGCGACAAGGAATACTCa GTTTTGATCTTTCGGATCCCGAGAAAGAGAAGGTGGGGATTCTAGCCATTCAGCTGAAGGAGAGAAGTGTTGTTCACTCt gaAGTAATAATAACTCTTCTGAGCAATGCCGTTGCACAGTTTAAGAAATACAAGTGTCCAAGAATGAAGAGTCACCTGA tgGTTCAAATGGGAGAGGAATATTACTATGCAAAGGATTATACCAAAGCTTTGAA GTTGCTAGATTACGTGATGTGTGACTATCGGAGTGAAGGCTGGTGGACCCTGCTCACGTCTATACTGACCACGGCTCTCAAGTGTTCCTACCTCATGGCCCAGCTGAAAGATTACATCACTTACTCCCTGGAACTCCTTGGCAGAG cTTCAACGCTAAAAGATGACCAGAAATCTCGGATAGAAAAAAACCTCATAAATGTTTTAATG AATGAAAGTCCTGATCCTGAACCTGACTGTGATATCTTAGCTGTGAAAACTGCTCAGAAGCTGTGGGCGGACCGAATCTCTCTGGCTGGCAGCAATGTTTTCACAATAGGCGTACAGGACTTTGTGCCATTTG tgCAATGCAAAGCTAAGTTCCACGCCCCAAGTTTTCATGTCGATGTTCCTGTGCAGTTTGATGTTTATCTGAAGGCTGATTGTCCACATCCCATTCGGTTTTCTAAACTCTGTATTAGCTTTAATAATCAG GAATACAACCAGTTCTGTGTAATCGAAGAATCATCCAAAGCAAATGACGTTTTAGAAAATTTGACTCAAGGCAAGATGTGTTTAGTTCCTGGTAAAACAAGGAAGTTTTTATTTAAGTTTGTTGCAAAAACTGAAGATGTAGGAAAGAAAATTGAG ATCACATCCATGGATCTGGTTCTGGGCAGCGAGGCGGGCAGGTGTGTGGTCCTGAACTGGCAGGGAGGAGGCGGGGACGCCGCATCTGCCCAGGAGGCCCTGCAGGCCTCGCGCTCGTTCAAACGAAGACCCAGGCTCCCCGACAGCGAGGTCCACTGGGACAGCATCGTGATCCAGGCGAGCACCAT gatCATTTCCAGAGTTCCAAACATTTCGGTCCATCTGCGACACGATCCCCCTGCCCTGACTAACGAAATGTACTGTTTGGTTGTGACTGTTCAATCCCATGAGAAGACCCTGATCAGAGACGTGAAGCTCACTGCTGGTTTAAAACCTG GACAGGATGCCAATTTAACTCAGAAAACGCATGTGACTCTTCATGGGACAGAACTGTGTGACGAGTCCTACCCGGCTCTGCTCACTGACATTCCCGTCGGGGACTTACAGCCCGGGGAACAG CTGGAGAAAATGTTATACTTTCGCTGTGGAACAGTGGGCTCAAGAATGTTTCTTGTGTATGTTTCTTACCTGATCAATACAACtattgaaggaaaagaaattgtTTGCAAGTGTCACAAG GATGAAACTGTAACAATAGAAACAGTCTTCCCATTTGATGTTGCAGTTAAATTTGTTTCTACAAAG TTCGAGCACTTGGAAAGGGTTTATGCGGACATCCCCTTCCTGCTCATGACCGACCTGCTGAGTGCCTCGCCCTGGGCCCTCACCATCGTCTCCAGTGAGCTGCAGCTTGCTCCCTCCATGACCGCTGTGGACCAGCTGGAGTCCCAGGTGGACAGAG TTGTCTTGCAGACTGGAGAGAGTGCCAGTGAGTGCTTCTGTCTCCGATGCCCGTCGGTTGGAAATGTTGAAGGCGGAGTAGCAACCGGGCATTATATTATCTCCTGGAAGAG GACTTCAGCCATGGACAGCGTCCCAGCCATCAGCACCGTCATCACCCTGCCCCACGTGATCGTGGAAAACATCCCTCTCCACGTGAACGCAG ATCTGCCGTCGTTTGGGCGTGTCAGAGAGTCGCTACCTGTCAGGTATCACCTGCAGAATAAGACGGACTTAGTTCAAGACGTGGAGATTTCCGTGGAGCCCAGCGATGCCTTCATGTTCTCAGGGCTTAAACAG ATTCGACTACGTATCCTCCCCGGCACGGAACAGGAGATGTTATATAACTTCTACCCTCTGATGGCTGGGTACCAGCAGCTGCCGTCTCTCAACATCAACTTGCTCAGGTTTCCCAACTTCACAAATCAACTGCTCAGGCGCTTCATCCCAACCAGTATTTTTGTAAAG CCACAGGGCCGGCTCATGGACGATGCCTCCATCGCTGCCGCGTGA
- the RWDD4 gene encoding RWD domain-containing protein 4 isoform X2 translates to MNAFFNNTISSDVKQSILAKLQEAVEVHLGTAMTYTLFEYAKDNKEQFMENHHPIHSATSISNIISVETPSTAPSSKKKDKKEQLSKAQKRKLADKTDHKGELPRGWNWVDVVKHLSKTGSKDDE, encoded by the exons ATGAATGCCTTTTTTAATAACACCAT ATCGTCAGACGTAAAACAGAGCATACTAGCCAAGTTACAGGAGGCGGTGGAAGTCCACCTCGGGACAGCCATGACCTACACGCTGTTTGAATACGCCAAGGACAATAAGGAGCAGTTCATGGAGAACCATCATCCCATTCATTCTGCT acaTCCATAAGCAATATCATCTCAGTTGAAACCCCTAGCACAGCCCCATCaagtaagaaaaaagataaaaaggaacaaCTTTCAAAAGCCCAGAAACGTAAGCTGGCAGATAAAACag ATCACAAAGGAGAACTTCCTCGAGGATGGAACTGGGTTGATGTGGTGAAA CAT TTGAGCAAAACTGGCTCTAAAGACGATGAATAG